From the Quercus lobata isolate SW786 chromosome 6, ValleyOak3.0 Primary Assembly, whole genome shotgun sequence genome, one window contains:
- the LOC115949669 gene encoding protein DETOXIFICATION 55: protein MVAAEKPQKHPTMQEVVEELKRMTGIGFPLAATSLVSYLKNMVLVVCMGRLGSLELAGGALAIGFTNITGYSVLSGLAMGMEPLCSQAIGSRNFSIVTLTLQRTILMLLLASFSIGLIWMNLEPLMLILHQNPEITRVASLYCRFAIPDLIANSLLHPLRIYLRSKGTTWPLMWCNLLAILLHIPITIYLAFTLGLGVRGIAISTFVTNFNTLLFLICYIFYTRTPEDPLYMPMLSQPLPFPFPFTTSTSSQREEWATLLGFAVPSCLAVCLEWWWYEFMTILAGYLQNPRVALATSAIVIQTTSLMYSLPTALSASVSTRVGNELGANRPDRARLATMVAIGLALLSSLVGLLWTTLGREPWGRVFTKDNEVLELTMTVLPIIGLCELANCPQTTSCGILRGSARPGIGAGINFYSFYLVGAPVAIVLAFVWKLGFVGLCYGLLAAQIACAVSILAVVFNTDWERESLKAKDLVGKTSISDASSLADQTVKQEEGGTDLGFLKEKEFEK from the exons atggTTGCAGCAGAGAAGCCCCAAAAGCACCCGACAATGCAAGAG gTGGTGGAGGAGCTAAAGAGAATGACCGGCATAGGATTCCCTTTAGCAGCCACAAGCTTGGTGAGCTATCTGAAAAACATGGTCTTAGTCGTGTGCATGGGAAGACTAGGAAGCCTAGAGCTAGCAGGTGGGGCTTTAGCTATTGGCTTCACCAACATCACTGGCTACTCAGTCCTCTCAGGCCTTGCCATGGGCATGGAGCCCCTTTGCAGCCAAGCGATTGGTTCAAGAAACTTCTCCATAGTAACTCTTACTTTACAAAGAACAATTCTCATGCTACTTCTTGCTTCATTCTCCATTGGATTAATATGGATGAACCTTGAACCTCTCATGCTTATCCTTcaccaaaacccagaaataaCGAGAGTGGCAAGCCTATATTGCCGCTTTGCTATCCCTGATCTCATTGCCAATAGCCTTCTTCATCCCCTTCGTATTTACCTTCGTAGCAAAGGCACAACATGGCCTTTAATGTGGTGCAATCTACTAGCAATTCTTCTACACATTCCTATCACCATCTACTTGGCCTTCACACTTGGTCTTGGGGTACGAGGAATAGCAATCTCAACATTTGTAACCAACTTCAACACCCTGTTGTTTCTAATTTGTTACATTTTCTACACTCGTACCCCTGAGGATCCTTTGTACATGCCAATGTTATCACAACCTTTGCCTTTTCCGTTTCCTTTTACTACTTCCACATCATCACAAAGAGAGGAATGGGCTACGTTGCTTGGATTTGCTGTACCAAGCTGTCTAGCTGTTTGTCTAGAGTGGTGGTGGTACGAGTTTATGACAATCCTAGCTGGCTACCTTCAAAATCCAAGAGTGGCACTTGCAACATCAGCTATAGTAATACAAACCACATCACTCATGTATTCATTACCAACAGCACTGAGTGCATCAGTATCAACCCGAGTAGGGAATGAGCTTGGAGCAAATCGACCAGATAGGGCCCGTTTGGCCACAATGGTAGCCATAGGATTGGCCCTACTGAGTTCATTAGTGGGCTTGTTATGGACCACTCTTGGAAGAGAACCATGGGGAAGAGTGTTCACAAAGGATAATGAGGTTCTCGAACTAACTATGACTGTGCTACCTATAATTGGACTATGTGAACTAGCAAATTGTCCACAAACCACAAGTTGTGGGATACTGAGAGGAAGTGCTAGGCCAGGTATCGGGGCAGGaatcaatttttattctttctactTGGTGGGTGCACCCGTAGCTATAGTCTTAGCCTTTGTCTGGAAGCTAGGGTTTGTGGGTCTTTGTTATGGCCTTTTAGCAGCTCAGATTGCATGTGCAGTCTCTATCTTAGCTGTGGTGTTCAACACTGATTGGGAGAGAGAATCTTTAAAAGCCAAAGACTTGGTGGGAAAGACTAGCATTAGTGATGCATCTTCACTGGCAGACCAAACAGTCAAACAAGAAGAAGGTGGTACTGATCTTGGGTTTCTCAAAGaaaaggaatttgaaaagtga